The Amphiura filiformis chromosome 15, Afil_fr2py, whole genome shotgun sequence region gaAGTGGtgattttttatcaaattagtgcaaactcgctaaaaaaataatattactaaccctaaacgtctaaggatttggctgaaaaaggaccctaaatggcgatgccttctgaaaaagtacccttttttcaaaaagacgtcgacgacgctgtgtggtgaaaaacatacccttttagacgtttttcttggacacgggtgcgtagcaagtcaagtagtgagtgacccctcCGGGTATTTCACtcatttccgcaatttaaaaggaaagaaaatctttgttgtaccatcggggtacacgcACCCAACAACGCATCCTgttttgtagtcgcgcaatttgttaacgcacagatacgcaacgcttatctgcttAACGgcagcactgatttcacaaaaacctagcggtcaaatggctccgttttagctgataaaatgtgattttcccccgatttaaacagcaagatatgaatagatttcgcccaaacttctcaaggggctgtagatttacccgatgttcacgtaatgtaaggtagaaaaacgagaactgccgcattctcctgtaaacttcgatcaaagtgcaaaatgtgactactttaaacttcaacggccttttttcaatgttcattttcttggtaaaatgacaatttaggtacacgataactcaataaatacagcatctataggtaagcaattatgctcatcataaaaagcatgattgacttaagaaatggttttctcattttttattttggtctatttccaattttaggcatcattttgtgcaaataggcggttgtgaatttaaaaaagttcattttgatgccttatatggtcaatatctccaaaaataaggccaatatcaaaaaactaaaaaaaaaaagtttttggaatggtgcctcaagattaagaaaaaagcaaaacaaaagattgtttttttgttatgatgtaccgaacaaaaattgccaaaaattcacttttttgtgattttcttcataattgttgtttttacaccaaaactgtacttatattgagattcattgatgtcttgcctttataaaaaggTATACCCTtacatgtcttgcgtgaataattacaaagttatggcacttttactacatgcgtatctgagagtacaccGCTACCTTAAATCCAGAGATCtccagttttattcagagttaactgatcgagtgcttgctaacatgtcttGTGAATGTCAGCTCATGTGTAATTGTATCACTGAATCAGTAACatataaattgtgtgcatatcaCTATTCATCATTCGTCTTAGATATACGTCCCAGCTGGGTGATGCTCGCATGCTCAGAGCAATAGTAAtgcgatcggcgagctaatacatgcATTGTAGGCGCAGTCAACACCTGTGTGGGTGTGGAGAGGGTTAAGTGCCCTGGGTGCTGTAGCTGAATTAAGTAACTTATTTTGTTAAATCGGTGTTTACAGCAAAGCAATACCAAATACTGGGTTCTAAtttgcaaaatacttcagatAGTTTTACTCCAAAGAGAtgtattttgcccattttgaacCAATACCTTCACCccaaaataatttgtcatatttttggcAATAAACTGGTGAAAagatcatgaacttaatatctTATCTCATATTTAAGTGTACTCAAATACTGATATGGTTATCATACTGGTTAAGTATTAGCATGAAAAAGCACTGGTGCAAACAACTCTGAAAAGCAAAATATGAACCAAGTCAACTATCTTaatctatataggcctaaatattttttaaaagataataaaacaaacgaaaaaaaaaaccctgcccTTTTTCAGCAGCAAAAATACTAACAGCAATTTGTATAGCCACAAGTCCCCTTCCCCTGGCTGTTGCATTGTACAAAAGCAATACTATGTCAACGATTCATGTTTAATCAATGTCAAACATATTTGGACCACAACTGTGAAATGACATGACATGTATACTTATTTGAAAGTGAGTGAccctatagaccttttcatatcaagatcggaaaatTTCGGAAAACCAGTAAGCTAGGGGGTtaaattgtacccaaactggcagaaaagaaatgtcatgaattacgacacccttctgcgtgaaaatacagcttattaaaccagagaagatgataaaagaggaggtcgctcgctgcccacatcaaataaataatgtgtgcatccgcctattgatggaaataatgatctaatccgattgatcaactaatacgataagtggctttatgagtcacgactgtctagctctaaacggcgcatgcccggatatcaatttgttacgccagttgaccgcgaaatataatttctgtattgtttggcatgaccgacTGCTAaggttgacccgagatccctgtgaaaaagaccctcattttggatccaaatagcatttttggacacgtttggacacaaaacgggagtatatggagaaactgccacgagtttgaattactgattacaccagttttaagtttccgtaaactgccgcaaatattcaaatgcttatcatttaaatttcttttcctttgaccttatattaattttactggaaaattatttatgcttgactttccataacttaacaaaacttttgattttttaatgggagttatGATATATATGATGCTTTTTCACTCGCTTAAAAaacatggtcaccctggttagtattatttttctttaaagaaaaaaagcatgatttgactgctaaattgggaatttaacgatgtacttccgtgtgtgggaatattttctccactaagagaactaccgaatcagtcgagcgtgtgtcggatgaacagactaccacaaaggaagtttcaagtggtattttaagtacccaaaacaaagaaaagtgaatggaggttaactgtgggtaatcggattatatgttcgagcgatctcctcttttctcatcttctctgattaaaccaatgtgaacatggggtcattgcgagaaatattttcctagctATTGAGCTAACACATCTGTTACTTAGTTTTTCATAATAAGATACTAGAGATGGACAAATGTCcgtaattttttgtcatttaaatttttttacagaacgttttgtttacgtgcatcacctcttccacagccAGTCTCTTACACAACACTACCAACGCTTGATTGCacattgagtatccttggcaaaagtacctctcttgTCCATAAATTGACCATCGAAAGTTCATTGTATAGTTATTATggtgcctgttacacattggaacttcgcactggacatgatgctgaagaggtacttttataTCGGGTTTTATGGGAATTACTCAGTATGAAGGTCTATAGCCCGGACGATATTATGGTGTTCCAACTTGGGGAATCGATCGAGGGACCCTATTTCTATTTGACAACTATGCCTCTCAGTCAAATTCtctctcaaatattttttttgcaaagtgTGCCATGCTCAAGATCCCAATTTGTAAAACTTAAAGTTACCTTAAAAGGGTATGTTCTCATCAGCACAATGGCCTATATGTGGCACTGCAATACATCTATTTATGCGTAAAAATTAAATGTccaaatcaactgaaaatttttaaataagcttttttgtgataTCTATTGAATCATACCCTAAAAAGTAGGATGCTAAAATCATTAAATACTCCTTTTACGGTTGTGTGGGTGCTCcatatttctctctctctctctctctctctctctaccccATCTCCCGCCCCATCTACTCTCATCTCTTGGATTAAAAAATGATACATGACACCATGATTGTTTGTTCTGCTTGTATTATTTCACATATCAATTTGGTGAATTCACAATAACAAAAACTAGAAAACTATATTAGTACTTGAATGGTTAGTATTTACAACAGACTACAATAATTGTGATTTTATGTGTGTGATGTGTATTAACCTAATAAAATTTATACATTTGCACTTTTgttatacagggtagctccttcagtgaCAAAGCACTGCTATACTAGGGACCTTGTTAAAGAGTGTAACTTAATATAAACAAAAGTAAAATTGGGTAATGGTgactccaacggacgaggacacaaaacacatcaaggatcaataaatgatacaagaggataccttgaatatgaacaacagaaaaGAAAACGAGTAAGGTacgccaacttgatgtggggaaacatgtaaaatacagactagacaatatggggggcaaaaccagcaaatgtaggcataggaagtaggcaaagttcaatggccaaaaattgccaatttcagagcccacagaagtgtcagcaaaacagtacaaaataacctggagcagacaaacaaaaccaaacagacaaaaaacaaccgaaaaaaaccctgttttttgtctgtttggttttgtttgtctgctccaggttattttgtactgttttgctgacacttctgtgggctctgaaattggcaatttaactttgcctgttttggtacctacattggttgtttggtttaccgagtgtgcacagtgatttacatcattgatccttgttgtttttgcaggtttagcacttttgtgagccttggaactggtaattttggctatcgaactttgcctacttcctatgcctacatttgctggttttgcccccccccccctgcatattgtctagtctgtattttacatgtttccccacatcaagttggcgtaccttgctcgttttctaaACAAAAGTACTTTAAAAATGGAATAACATTTACAGTACATAACGAAATTGGTtaatatacaattacaaatatGATTACATAATGAAATCgctgaattttgcgatgcatcactCTTCGCTTTTGCGTTTATACTAATCACGGCAATAGCAGTTGcagatgacaattaaaatattctaaatgccacaaaatacatttttagaacatccattgctgtcaataactgttgctttgaattaattcatctccGAAAGGTAATGATCGAGAAAGGTAAGTTAATTAATGAATGTGAGAACCATCCGAGAGAACAGATGTAGAGAAGAGCTAGTGTCATACTTGATAGAATACAACATCAACATCCTGGGGATCCTGGAGCACCGCATAGTGCATAAAGAACCAGTCAAATTTGAAGACATCCTGGGACAGACTCTTATCACAACATCAGCTACCAGGAATAGAGCAGGTGCAGCTACAGGGGGAGTAGGAATAGTGCTAAGCGCAAATGCAAAGGCTTCACTGGCTGGTGTGGTACCACATACAGAAAGAATATTGGTTGCCAACTTTCAAGGAAAACCTGCAACTACTGTTATCGTTACTTAATGTCCCACCAATGTGGTAGACGAAGACAAAGTAGAAGATCACTATGACAACTTGAGGAGAACTACAGATTTCATCCCTGCGCACAATGTCTTGATGGTTATTGGAGATTTCAATGGCAGAATTGGACCAGAGGATGCAAAGTTCACCTACCACGACATAACTAATAGGAATGGGAAGTTCTTGGTTGATCTGGCAATTGAAAAGAACATGATTTGTGCTAACACTTATTTtaggaagagaaaaggaaagctATGGACTTTCTGCAGCCCAGCAGGAAACAAGTACCAACTGGATTATATCCTTCTTCGCAAAAAGTGGAGAAACAGCCTACTAAATGCAGAAGCATATAATACCTTCGCAAGTGTAGGATCAGATCATAGAATTGTGACATCAAGGATCAGACTCAGCCTGAGAAAGACCAAGACCCTGCCTAGAGGGAAGAACCATGACTGGAAAACACTCTGCTCAGACTCCAAGCTTCAGGAGTTATATACTGTTGAAGTACACAACAGATTTCAACCCTTGGAGGAAATGGAGGAAACGGCCACTGAGAGGTATGAAAGATTCATAAAAGCCAACAGGGAAGCAGCAGAAAAGGTTATTCCAGTCAAAAAGAAGAATAGGAAGGTACGGCTTTCAAGCGATATCAGAGTGGTGAGAGCAAGAGATGACATCAGAGAAACCTATGATGCGTACCAGTTGGATGCAACTGAGAGAAACAGACACAGATATAAGGAAACCAAGGCGAACTTAGAGGAAGCATATAATACTGCTACGGAAGAAGATCTTAGTAAAAGGCTAAGAGCGGTTGAGGAAGCGCATGACAACTGCAAGCATGGACAAAGCTGGAAGCTAATTAATGAAATAACTGGAAGGAAAGCATCAGTGAAAGGTCAGCTGAAGGGAGACACACAGAATGAAAGGATTAACAACTGGTTCACCCACTTCAACGATCTCCTAGGTACAGTGTAGCCCTCCAGAAATATATGAAGAAGATGAGGATATTGTACTGCTGGCCAAGGATCTAAACATCAATGTGGCACCATTTAGTCAGGAGGAATATGCAAAGGCAAAGACTGCACTGGTAGAAGGGAAGAGGTGCGGAGAGGATGGTGTACCACCAGAGGTACTGAAAAGATGCGATCTGGATGGCATAGTTCTGGAGTTTTGCAATAATGCACTGATTAAAGGAAGCAAGCCTGAGCAGTGGTCTATTCTCAACATAGTACCAATTCCTAAGTCAGGAGATCTTAGTCAAGCAGGGAACTATCGAGGGATTAGCTTAAGCTCAGTTGTTGCCAagatattcaacaaaatgatactCAACAGGATCAGGCCTGGTTTCAGGGTTGGCCGAACAACAGTAAGCCACATACTGGCCCTAAGGAGGATCATAGAAGGAGTGAAGGCTAAAAACCTGCCTGCAATAATAACCTTCATAGACTTCAGGAAAGCATTTGATACATTCATAGAGGAAAGATGCTGCAAATTCTCAAGGCCTATGGAATCCCTAATCAACTTGTGGAAGGCATAGCAAGGATGTATGAAAATACCAAGGCAAAAGTAGTTTCACCAGATGGAGAAACTGAACCGTTTGATATTCTTGCTGGTGTACTGCAAGGAGACACCCTAGCCCCATACCTCTTTGTGGTGGTATTGGACTATGCATTAAGGGAGGCAGTTGAAGGCAAAGAAGAGCAGCTTTGATTCCAGCTGGAGAAGAGAAGAAGTAGACGGATCGGACCTGAAGTGCTAACAGATTtagactttgcagacgacatagccctattgtctgaggaaatccaccaaggacaagagctactgcaaagggttgaatcatctgttggaaaagtaggcctcaaaatgaacgcttcaaaaactaagttcatgtctttcaaccacAATCAACAGATATCTATACAGGCAAACAATGGCACCAAACTAGAAGAGGTGagcgacttcaagtatctgggtgcatggatggctagtacggaaaaagatgtaaaaacacgtgaagcagctgcatggagagcatgtaacagcctcaacaaaatctggaggtcaactctcccaaagaaattcaagagccgtttatttgctgctaccgtatgctaacctatggatgtgaagcatggACTATGTCCCCcagactatgtaaagaacttgatggttgctacacaagaatgcttagatcagtatacaacatcaattggaagcagcacatcacaaACAAAGAGCTATATGGTGACCTACCAAAACattcacagaagatcagagagaggaggacacgtttcgctgggcacgcaaaaagaagaaaaaatgaacctgtagctaagctgatccattggacaccaaaacatggaaacagaaaacctggtagacccctCTAACAtatacgtggatgtattgaaacaggacactggactggatgttatggatttgggaatggccatgcaggacagaagggtttggcgtgctgttgtagttcgaggacaccactcatcttaagcaagtaagtaagcaagttaatcagaaaaataatagatccagttgataggaaatgaTTGGTTAAATGCAttcacatgttattattattaataataattcaGCTGAGATTTCTTCAACTAGCAAAAGCGACATaatttttgcctcagcgatttgtatcTAATTTTGGCTCCACATGTgggtgaaaaatgaaagttgatccaattttcttgaaaacggtctcaaattatttgttttgCCATAAGAAATAGTTTGTGCTATGTAGCATGTTTTGTCACCTTGGTAACACAACAAAATAGGAAAATACCcacttttgcccataactccataaccgtacatcaTATATAGCTCAAAGTATACTTTTCCTGAATCATATGGCTAGAGGATGAAGATGGTGTAAGTGTAAATTACTTTGAACTTGAccctgtgcaaagttcaatggcCTTTTTCAACTAAATGGGGGTGTTattgaaatggctccatagcctagattaatctATTCTATATATACTATTACTCTGCCAAATAAGccaactttaacatgatttgcacgatagTAGTGCATATGAACTGAAATCTCTTGAACTACTTAAGTGTTATTTCAGGAATAAAGATTCCATTTCCAACTGATTGTATTAGGTCTTGTAAATTTACAAGCTTGCTTTTGAATTAAAAGAACTTTCTTTAATGGCAAAAATAATATCCAATGCTTTAGAATCCAACTCCAAGTAGTCCAGCTgcaaaattattgttttatcaggTTAGATACTTTTGccagttgaaatttatactccatcgctgagtgaTTCCGATGCATCACTTTtcgcatcgctcgtcgcttttgcatttatactactCTTGGCTCTCTACTCTTAATTCATTCATCTTCAAAAGTTAATGACAGAGAAATTTAAATTAATTACCAAAGTAATACATCCAGTTGgtaggaaatgattggttgatgcgtTCACACTAAGTGACATTCCTCGGGAGTTGAAATTTCCTCAATTCATAAAAGCAACATTGTTTTTATCTCAGCAATTTGTATCAATTGATTAGCTTGACACTCTGAAAACATAAGTTAACGCTATGAGCATGCATGAGCAAtgctttactttaaaaaaattggattgttgggggggggggcaattttataCTCCTCAGAATCTCATTATGTAGCACCCATAAATCAATTATCAACAAAGAAAAACACTGTGAAGGTATGCACCACATTTGCTGAAGTATACCCCGACAAGCTGGCTGGTGTGCTCTATCTTGAGATACTTTATCGATCTCAAATTACAAGTTCACATTTACAATCTGACATATTTTCTtactgtattttagctagagcgCCATGTATCGAAACCCGTGGAGCAAAATAGAAATAAAGACAGCCCATATGGCAGCAG contains the following coding sequences:
- the LOC140170732 gene encoding uncharacterized protein produces the protein MVIGDFNGRIGPEDAKFTYHDITNRNGKFLVDLAIEKNMICANTYFRKRKGKLWTFCSPAGNKYQLDYILLRKKWRNSLLNAEAYNTFASVGSDHRIVTSRIRLSLRKTKTLPRGKNHDWKTLCSDSKLQELYTVEVHNRFQPLEEMEETATERYERFIKANREAAEKVIPVKKKNRKVRLSSDIRVVRARDDIRETYDAYQLDATERNRHRYKETKANLEEAYNTATEEDLSKRLRAVEEAHDNCKHGQSWKLINEITGRKASVQCSPPEIYEEDEDIVLLAKDLNINVAPFSQEEYAKAKTALVEGKRCGEDGVPPEVLKRCDLDGIVLEFCNNALIKGSKPEQWSILNIVPIPKSGDLSQAGNYRGISLSSVVAKIFNKMILNRIRPGFRVGRTTVSHILALRRIIEGVKAKNLPAIITFIDFRKAFDTFIEERCCKFSRPMESLINLWKA
- the LOC140170730 gene encoding uncharacterized protein, encoding MNVRTIRENRCREELVSYLIEYNINILGILEHRIVHKEPVKFEDILGQTLITTSATRNRAGAATGGVGIVLSANAKASLAGVVPHTERILVANFQGKPATTVIVT